One window of Colius striatus isolate bColStr4 chromosome 16, bColStr4.1.hap1, whole genome shotgun sequence genomic DNA carries:
- the KIAA1755 gene encoding uncharacterized protein KIAA1755 homolog isoform X2, translating into MQPQDAGSLDAAVQSALQALYPPFEATAPTVLGQVFRLLETSYRGDGLCCLLQFLIPAKRLFEHVRQAACAPYFNCIFLHEGWPLCLHEKVVVHLAPLNPLLLRPGDFYLQAEPCEEHSARITVKHLSCDLHTVEETPVPEAAYALLFTNEWLEEINSGSAGVPLRSCLVATENGIAALPWSSIATPEFIDKPRAGADGASTGTWHGPEPQPQPEPEPAAAGAAVSHGTAPVPRSTVTGTIPGCKVTSRKSNQGRYPGLIKVDQAGPRKEPAMLAVPSLYEIISQNLEGEYVDLLELSQEQLDLLARSLPPACPAGAGAKATLPWANGGSGADAWPCVGESGSEDNPCPPCQGRKLSQDLGPHGPRCHHRDSYLAALQNPVSFGPGLMAAILEEPDGPGPEPPPTTGCETPVQHGTGAGSPTLPARRPRRASPRLQAEALARQGSPRLPTGSSHKFSFLKGSRLGAAPGEEKATSQHEGAWKKMSAIYSPRMGRAKPAGKGTDAAATAEQRSLESTGCQSSPSAAGSGSPGREPPAWRDLHAGLLRSGIVSLPGSLDRLGRSLLVVTTSGSAWGATWCSAAELARLILCLCSLPSASPWQARRQGQRGDRRGGCQEAAARCRPVPSPALCPERLAGLCAHCAAAGREGAGHPPREAAWGAGGDPGIAEGSGPLRRQLPAAPGAGWHLPLLPRRKLHPFSASLRRASELLQSCIQELRSTDALAGTQDAAACIARHRELMRRVLSDPQLVQAQREAGAVLARLRREAARLRASAHVRASMEEAEGLYSQLEEELHDLVSQSNSCLEHLEFLQKIRELEAEFSKLGVWLDGEAAARLQELGAEEQSPSSFQSSAEQFDEFLVQATAQYRHGLALCQQAAQVRDAAFPEADPFQAAAALFQTKLMSFSRQVERRQTERELLQELGRFSSKIAGLKLDCRQRSGRGRHGEGQALQCLQSSFQKLSVELALEKLQELKGQVRRMQSSRGLAAWAEARHRYQDTRQILEEMLAELQEAWGARADGQGDAFSPPGSGSTAPGKEASVCRAAASPEPAKPGGRGAVEQPEPSAGGPGQPSSPQPRCSQGPEGEPAWHCHVSADTSHPQAEPGACPRAAGQLAQERQQPPQRQPLTLPPWARVPGADPLCHGTVSAPGMQGLSADKWAEATQYFQVSSQSSFSSEDSDSQNCAEEAPAASLPLPRDLQSPRPPCSSEKHPQIVYLENHHTESPAKANAQ; encoded by the exons ATGCAGCCCCAG GACGCCGGGTCGCTGGATGCAGCGGTGCAGAGTGCTCTCCAGGCTCTCTACCCTCCCTTCGAAGCCACGGCCCCCACGGTCCTGGGCCAGGTGTTCCGGCTGCTGGAGACCAGCTACCGCGGcgatgggctctgctgcctgctccagtTCCTCATCCCAGCCAAGCGCCTCTTTGAGCACGTGCGGCAGGCAGCCTGT GCTCCTTACTTTAACTGCATCTTTCTCCATGAGGGCTGGCCCTTGTGTCTTCATGAGAAAGTGGTTGTCCACCTCGCGCCGCTCAACCCGCTGCTGCTGCGCCCCGGCGACTTCTACCTGCAGGCGGAGCCCTGTGAGGAGCACTCTGCGCGGATCACGGTGAAGCACCTCTCCTGCGACCTGCACACAGTGGAGGAGACGCCGGTGCCCGAGGCCGCCTACGCGCTGCTCTTCACCAACGAGTGGCTGGAGGAGATCAACAGCGGCAGCGCCGGGGTGCCCCTGCGCTCCTGCCTGGTGGCCACCGAGAACGGCATCGCCGCGCTGCCGTGGAGCAGCATCGCCACGCCGGAGTTCATCGACAagcccagggctggagctgaCGGTGCGTCCACAGGCACCTGGCACGGCCccgagccccagccccagcccgaGCCCGAGCCCGCAGCCGCCGGTGCAGCCGTGTCCCACGGCACAGCCCCGGTGCCCCGCAGCACCGTCACGGGCACCATCCCGGGCTGCAAGGTCACCTCTCGGAAGTCGAACCAGGGGAGGTACCCCGGGCTGATCAAGGTGGACCAGGCTGGCCCACGGAAGGAGCCAGCCATGCTGGCCGTGCCCAGCCTCTACGAGATCATCAGCCAGAACCTGGAGGGGGAGTACGTGGATCTGCTGGAGCTCTCGCAGGAGCAGCTGGACCTTCTGGCCAGGTCCCTGCCACCTGCCTGCCCAGCGGGGGCTGGGGCCAAGGCGACGCTGCCCTGGGCGAACGGGGGCTCTGGGGCAGACGCCTGGCCCTGTGTGGGGGAGTCGGGCTCGGAGGACAATCCCTGCCCCCCGTGCCAGGGGAGGAAGCTGAGCCAGGACCTGGGGCCACACGGCCCGCGGTGCCACCACCGCGACTCCTACCTGGCCGCACTGCAGAACCCAGTCAGCTTTGGCCCTGGGCTGATGGCAGCTATCCTGGAGGAGCCAGACGGCCCCGGCCCCGAGCCACCCCCCACCACCGGCTGTGAGACCCCCGTGCAGCACGGGACGGGGGCTGGCAGCCCCACGCTCCctgcccgccgcccccgccgagcgagtcccaggctgcaggcagaggcgCTGGCACGGCAGGGCAGCCCCCGGCTCCCCACCGGCTCCAGCCACAAGTTCTCCTTCCTGAAGGGCTCACGGCTCGGGGCGGCCCCTGGGGAGGAAAAAGCCACGAGCCAGCACGAAGGGGCCTGGAAGAAGATGTCTGCCATCTACTCACCCAGGATGGGCAGAGCCAAGCCAGCCGGGAAAG GTACGGatgcagcagccactgcagaGCAACGGTCCCTGGAGAGCACCGGCTGCCAGAGCAGTCCCTCAGCAGCCGGCTCTGGCAGCCCTGGCCGGGAGCCGCCGGCCTGGCGGGACCTGCACGCCGGGCTGCTGCGCTCAGGCATCGTGTCGCTGCCAG GGAGCTTGGACAGACTGGGCAGGAGCCTCCTCGTGGTGACCACCAGCGGCAGTGCCTGGGGGGCCACGTGGTGCTCAGCCGCTGAGCTGGCGAGGCTCatcctctgcctctgctccctccccag TGCTTCCCCCTGGCAGGCGAGACGCCAAGGACAGCGGGGTGACCGTCGTGGTGGATGCCAGGAAGCAGCCGCCCGCTGCCGCCCTGTTCCCAGCCCTGCGCTCTGCCCAG AGCGTCTCGCCGGGCTGTGTgcacactgtgctgctgctggccgagAAGGAGCTGGTCACCCACCGCGAGAAGCTGCCTGGGGTGCAG GTGGAGACCCTGGCATCGCTGAAGGCTCTGGGCCGCTACGTCGACAGCTcccagctgccccaggagctggaTGGCACCTTCCCCTACTGCCACGGCGA AAGCTGCATCCCTTCTCAGCCAGCCTCAGGCGGGcatcagagctgctgcagagctgcatccAGGAGCTGCGGAGCACCGATGCGCTGGCAGGGACACAG gatgcGGCCGCCTGCATCGCGAGGCACCGGGAGCTGATGCGGAGGGTGCTGAGCGACCCGCAGCTGGTGCAGGCGCAGCGGGAGGCAGGGGCCGTGCTGGCCCGGCTGCGCAGGGAGGCTGCACGGCTCCGCGCCTCGGCACACGTCAG GGCCAGcatggaggaggctgaggggctCTACAGCCAGCTGGAGGAAGAGCTTCACGACCTGGTGTCCCAGTCCAACAGCTGCCTGGAGCACCTGGAGTTCCTCCAAAAGATCCGGGAGCTCGAGGCCGAGTTCAGCAAG CTGGGGGTCTGGCTGGACggggaggcagcagcacggctGCAGGAGTTGggtgcagaggagcagagccccagcagctTCCAGAGCTCTGCTGAGCAGTTTGATGAGTTCCTGGTCCAGGCAACA GCTCAGTACCGGCACGGCCTGGCGCTGTGTCAGCAGGCGGCCCAGGTCCGAGACGCGGCTTTCCCCGAGGCTGATCCCTTCCAGGCGGCCGCAGCCCTGTTCCAGACGAAGCTGATGAGCTTCTCCAGGCAGGTGGAGCGGCGGCAGACGGAgcgggagctgctgcaggagctcgGCCGCTTCTCCAGCAAG ATCGCGGGGCTGAAGCTGGACTGCAGGCAGCGCTCGGGCCGGGGCAGGCACGGGGAGGGACAGGCGCTGCAGTGCCTGCAGAGCTCCTTCCAGAAGCTGTCGGTGGAGTTGGCCctggagaagctgcaggagctgaagggtcAGGTGCGCAGGATGCAGAGCAGCCGAGGGCTGGCAGCCTGGGCGGAGGCGCGGCACAGGTACCAGGACACGCGCCAGATCCTGGAGGAgatgctggcagagctgcaggaggccTGGGGAGCGCGAGCCGACGGGCAGGGAGATGCCTTCAGcccccctggctcggggtccaCAGCCCCTGGCAAGGAAGCCTCAGTCTGCAGAGCAGCCGCCAGCCCCGAGCCAGCCAAGCCGGGTGGCCGGGGGGCAGTGGAGCAGCCGGAGCCCAGTGCCGGGGGGCCAGGACAGCCGAGCTCCCCGCAGCCCCGCTGCTCTCAGGGGCCGGAGGGTGAACCTGCCTGGCACTGCCACGTCTCTGCCGACACCTCCCACCCACAAGCCGAGCCTGGAGcctgccccagagctgcaggacagctcGCCCAGGAGCGCCAGCAGCCCCCTCAGAGgcagcccctcaccctgcctccctgggcacGTGTCCCAGGGGCTGACCCGCTGTGTCACGGGACTGTCTCAGCCCCCGGCATGCAGGGGCTGTCTGCAGACAAGTGGGCAGAAGCCACCCAGTACTTCCAGGTTTCCAGCCAGAGCAGTTTCTCCTCTGAAGACTCAGACTCACAGAACTGCGCGGAAGAAGCCCCAGCAGCGAGCCTGCCTTTGCCCCGGGACCTCCAGAGTCCCAGACCACCTTGCTCCTCTGAAAAGCATCCCCAGATTGTTTACCTGGAGAACCACCACACCGAGAGTCCAGCTAAAGCAAATGCCCAGTAA
- the KIAA1755 gene encoding uncharacterized protein KIAA1755 homolog isoform X3, translating into MDAGSLDAAVQSALQALYPPFEATAPTVLGQVFRLLETSYRGDGLCCLLQFLIPAKRLFEHVRQAACAPYFNCIFLHEGWPLCLHEKVVVHLAPLNPLLLRPGDFYLQAEPCEEHSARITVKHLSCDLHTVEETPVPEAAYALLFTNEWLEEINSGSAGVPLRSCLVATENGIAALPWSSIATPEFIDKPRAGADGASTGTWHGPEPQPQPEPEPAAAGAAVSHGTAPVPRSTVTGTIPGCKVTSRKSNQGRYPGLIKVDQAGPRKEPAMLAVPSLYEIISQNLEGEYVDLLELSQEQLDLLARSLPPACPAGAGAKATLPWANGGSGADAWPCVGESGSEDNPCPPCQGRKLSQDLGPHGPRCHHRDSYLAALQNPVSFGPGLMAAILEEPDGPGPEPPPTTGCETPVQHGTGAGSPTLPARRPRRASPRLQAEALARQGSPRLPTGSSHKFSFLKGSRLGAAPGEEKATSQHEGAWKKMSAIYSPRMGRAKPAGKGTDAAATAEQRSLESTGCQSSPSAAGSGSPGREPPAWRDLHAGLLRSGIVSLPGSLDRLGRSLLVVTTSGSAWGATWCSAAELARLILCLCSLPRRDAKDSGVTVVVDARKQPPAAALFPALRSAQSVSPGCVHTVLLLAEKELVTHREKLPGVQVETLASLKALGRYVDSSQLPQELDGTFPYCHGEWVQFFQKLHPFSASLRRASELLQSCIQELRSTDALAGTQDAAACIARHRELMRRVLSDPQLVQAQREAGAVLARLRREAARLRASAHVRASMEEAEGLYSQLEEELHDLVSQSNSCLEHLEFLQKIRELEAEFSKLGVWLDGEAAARLQELGAEEQSPSSFQSSAEQFDEFLVQATAQYRHGLALCQQAAQVRDAAFPEADPFQAAAALFQTKLMSFSRQVERRQTERELLQELGRFSSKIAGLKLDCRQRSGRGRHGEGQALQCLQSSFQKLSVELALEKLQELKGQVRRMQSSRGLAAWAEARHRYQDTRQILEEMLAELQEAWGARADGQGDAFSPPGSGSTAPGKEASVCRAAASPEPAKPGGRGAVEQPEPSAGGPGQPSSPQPRCSQGPEGEPAWHCHVSADTSHPQAEPGACPRAAGQLAQERQQPPQRQPLTLPPWARVPGADPLCHGTVSAPGMQGLSADKWAEATQYFQVSSQSSFSSEDSDSQNCAEEAPAASLPLPRDLQSPRPPCSSEKHPQIVYLENHHTESPAKANAQ; encoded by the exons ATG GACGCCGGGTCGCTGGATGCAGCGGTGCAGAGTGCTCTCCAGGCTCTCTACCCTCCCTTCGAAGCCACGGCCCCCACGGTCCTGGGCCAGGTGTTCCGGCTGCTGGAGACCAGCTACCGCGGcgatgggctctgctgcctgctccagtTCCTCATCCCAGCCAAGCGCCTCTTTGAGCACGTGCGGCAGGCAGCCTGT GCTCCTTACTTTAACTGCATCTTTCTCCATGAGGGCTGGCCCTTGTGTCTTCATGAGAAAGTGGTTGTCCACCTCGCGCCGCTCAACCCGCTGCTGCTGCGCCCCGGCGACTTCTACCTGCAGGCGGAGCCCTGTGAGGAGCACTCTGCGCGGATCACGGTGAAGCACCTCTCCTGCGACCTGCACACAGTGGAGGAGACGCCGGTGCCCGAGGCCGCCTACGCGCTGCTCTTCACCAACGAGTGGCTGGAGGAGATCAACAGCGGCAGCGCCGGGGTGCCCCTGCGCTCCTGCCTGGTGGCCACCGAGAACGGCATCGCCGCGCTGCCGTGGAGCAGCATCGCCACGCCGGAGTTCATCGACAagcccagggctggagctgaCGGTGCGTCCACAGGCACCTGGCACGGCCccgagccccagccccagcccgaGCCCGAGCCCGCAGCCGCCGGTGCAGCCGTGTCCCACGGCACAGCCCCGGTGCCCCGCAGCACCGTCACGGGCACCATCCCGGGCTGCAAGGTCACCTCTCGGAAGTCGAACCAGGGGAGGTACCCCGGGCTGATCAAGGTGGACCAGGCTGGCCCACGGAAGGAGCCAGCCATGCTGGCCGTGCCCAGCCTCTACGAGATCATCAGCCAGAACCTGGAGGGGGAGTACGTGGATCTGCTGGAGCTCTCGCAGGAGCAGCTGGACCTTCTGGCCAGGTCCCTGCCACCTGCCTGCCCAGCGGGGGCTGGGGCCAAGGCGACGCTGCCCTGGGCGAACGGGGGCTCTGGGGCAGACGCCTGGCCCTGTGTGGGGGAGTCGGGCTCGGAGGACAATCCCTGCCCCCCGTGCCAGGGGAGGAAGCTGAGCCAGGACCTGGGGCCACACGGCCCGCGGTGCCACCACCGCGACTCCTACCTGGCCGCACTGCAGAACCCAGTCAGCTTTGGCCCTGGGCTGATGGCAGCTATCCTGGAGGAGCCAGACGGCCCCGGCCCCGAGCCACCCCCCACCACCGGCTGTGAGACCCCCGTGCAGCACGGGACGGGGGCTGGCAGCCCCACGCTCCctgcccgccgcccccgccgagcgagtcccaggctgcaggcagaggcgCTGGCACGGCAGGGCAGCCCCCGGCTCCCCACCGGCTCCAGCCACAAGTTCTCCTTCCTGAAGGGCTCACGGCTCGGGGCGGCCCCTGGGGAGGAAAAAGCCACGAGCCAGCACGAAGGGGCCTGGAAGAAGATGTCTGCCATCTACTCACCCAGGATGGGCAGAGCCAAGCCAGCCGGGAAAG GTACGGatgcagcagccactgcagaGCAACGGTCCCTGGAGAGCACCGGCTGCCAGAGCAGTCCCTCAGCAGCCGGCTCTGGCAGCCCTGGCCGGGAGCCGCCGGCCTGGCGGGACCTGCACGCCGGGCTGCTGCGCTCAGGCATCGTGTCGCTGCCAG GGAGCTTGGACAGACTGGGCAGGAGCCTCCTCGTGGTGACCACCAGCGGCAGTGCCTGGGGGGCCACGTGGTGCTCAGCCGCTGAGCTGGCGAGGCTCatcctctgcctctgctccctccccag GCGAGACGCCAAGGACAGCGGGGTGACCGTCGTGGTGGATGCCAGGAAGCAGCCGCCCGCTGCCGCCCTGTTCCCAGCCCTGCGCTCTGCCCAG AGCGTCTCGCCGGGCTGTGTgcacactgtgctgctgctggccgagAAGGAGCTGGTCACCCACCGCGAGAAGCTGCCTGGGGTGCAG GTGGAGACCCTGGCATCGCTGAAGGCTCTGGGCCGCTACGTCGACAGCTcccagctgccccaggagctggaTGGCACCTTCCCCTACTGCCACGGCGAGTGGGTTCAATTCTTCCAG AAGCTGCATCCCTTCTCAGCCAGCCTCAGGCGGGcatcagagctgctgcagagctgcatccAGGAGCTGCGGAGCACCGATGCGCTGGCAGGGACACAG gatgcGGCCGCCTGCATCGCGAGGCACCGGGAGCTGATGCGGAGGGTGCTGAGCGACCCGCAGCTGGTGCAGGCGCAGCGGGAGGCAGGGGCCGTGCTGGCCCGGCTGCGCAGGGAGGCTGCACGGCTCCGCGCCTCGGCACACGTCAG GGCCAGcatggaggaggctgaggggctCTACAGCCAGCTGGAGGAAGAGCTTCACGACCTGGTGTCCCAGTCCAACAGCTGCCTGGAGCACCTGGAGTTCCTCCAAAAGATCCGGGAGCTCGAGGCCGAGTTCAGCAAG CTGGGGGTCTGGCTGGACggggaggcagcagcacggctGCAGGAGTTGggtgcagaggagcagagccccagcagctTCCAGAGCTCTGCTGAGCAGTTTGATGAGTTCCTGGTCCAGGCAACA GCTCAGTACCGGCACGGCCTGGCGCTGTGTCAGCAGGCGGCCCAGGTCCGAGACGCGGCTTTCCCCGAGGCTGATCCCTTCCAGGCGGCCGCAGCCCTGTTCCAGACGAAGCTGATGAGCTTCTCCAGGCAGGTGGAGCGGCGGCAGACGGAgcgggagctgctgcaggagctcgGCCGCTTCTCCAGCAAG ATCGCGGGGCTGAAGCTGGACTGCAGGCAGCGCTCGGGCCGGGGCAGGCACGGGGAGGGACAGGCGCTGCAGTGCCTGCAGAGCTCCTTCCAGAAGCTGTCGGTGGAGTTGGCCctggagaagctgcaggagctgaagggtcAGGTGCGCAGGATGCAGAGCAGCCGAGGGCTGGCAGCCTGGGCGGAGGCGCGGCACAGGTACCAGGACACGCGCCAGATCCTGGAGGAgatgctggcagagctgcaggaggccTGGGGAGCGCGAGCCGACGGGCAGGGAGATGCCTTCAGcccccctggctcggggtccaCAGCCCCTGGCAAGGAAGCCTCAGTCTGCAGAGCAGCCGCCAGCCCCGAGCCAGCCAAGCCGGGTGGCCGGGGGGCAGTGGAGCAGCCGGAGCCCAGTGCCGGGGGGCCAGGACAGCCGAGCTCCCCGCAGCCCCGCTGCTCTCAGGGGCCGGAGGGTGAACCTGCCTGGCACTGCCACGTCTCTGCCGACACCTCCCACCCACAAGCCGAGCCTGGAGcctgccccagagctgcaggacagctcGCCCAGGAGCGCCAGCAGCCCCCTCAGAGgcagcccctcaccctgcctccctgggcacGTGTCCCAGGGGCTGACCCGCTGTGTCACGGGACTGTCTCAGCCCCCGGCATGCAGGGGCTGTCTGCAGACAAGTGGGCAGAAGCCACCCAGTACTTCCAGGTTTCCAGCCAGAGCAGTTTCTCCTCTGAAGACTCAGACTCACAGAACTGCGCGGAAGAAGCCCCAGCAGCGAGCCTGCCTTTGCCCCGGGACCTCCAGAGTCCCAGACCACCTTGCTCCTCTGAAAAGCATCCCCAGATTGTTTACCTGGAGAACCACCACACCGAGAGTCCAGCTAAAGCAAATGCCCAGTAA
- the KIAA1755 gene encoding uncharacterized protein KIAA1755 homolog isoform X4, whose translation MQPQDAGSLDAAVQSALQALYPPFEATAPTVLGQVFRLLETSYRGDGLCCLLQFLIPAKRLFEHVRQAACAPYFNCIFLHEGWPLCLHEKVVVHLAPLNPLLLRPGDFYLQAEPCEEHSARITVKHLSCDLHTVEETPVPEAAYALLFTNEWLEEINSGSAGVPLRSCLVATENGIAALPWSSIATPEFIDKPRAGADGASTGTWHGPEPQPQPEPEPAAAGAAVSHGTAPVPRSTVTGTIPGCKVTSRKSNQGRYPGLIKVDQAGPRKEPAMLAVPSLYEIISQNLEGEYVDLLELSQEQLDLLARSLPPACPAGAGAKATLPWANGGSGADAWPCVGESGSEDNPCPPCQGRKLSQDLGPHGPRCHHRDSYLAALQNPVSFGPGLMAAILEEPDGPGPEPPPTTGCETPVQHGTGAGSPTLPARRPRRASPRLQAEALARQGSPRLPTGSSHKFSFLKGSRLGAAPGEEKATSQHEGAWKKMSAIYSPRMGRAKPAGKGTDAAATAEQRSLESTGCQSSPSAAGSGSPGREPPAWRDLHAGLLRSGIVSLPGSLDRLGRSLLVVTTSGSAWGATWCSAAELARLILCLCSLPRRDAKDSGVTVVVDARKQPPAAALFPALRSAQSVSPGCVHTVLLLAEKELVTHREKLPGVQVETLASLKALGRYVDSSQLPQELDGTFPYCHGEWVQFFQKLHPFSASLRRASELLQSCIQELRSTDALAGTQDAAACIARHRELMRRVLSDPQLVQAQREAGAVLARLRREAARLRASAHVRASMEEAEGLYSQLEEELHDLVSQSNSCLEHLEFLQKIRELEAEFSKAQYRHGLALCQQAAQVRDAAFPEADPFQAAAALFQTKLMSFSRQVERRQTERELLQELGRFSSKIAGLKLDCRQRSGRGRHGEGQALQCLQSSFQKLSVELALEKLQELKGQVRRMQSSRGLAAWAEARHRYQDTRQILEEMLAELQEAWGARADGQGDAFSPPGSGSTAPGKEASVCRAAASPEPAKPGGRGAVEQPEPSAGGPGQPSSPQPRCSQGPEGEPAWHCHVSADTSHPQAEPGACPRAAGQLAQERQQPPQRQPLTLPPWARVPGADPLCHGTVSAPGMQGLSADKWAEATQYFQVSSQSSFSSEDSDSQNCAEEAPAASLPLPRDLQSPRPPCSSEKHPQIVYLENHHTESPAKANAQ comes from the exons ATGCAGCCCCAG GACGCCGGGTCGCTGGATGCAGCGGTGCAGAGTGCTCTCCAGGCTCTCTACCCTCCCTTCGAAGCCACGGCCCCCACGGTCCTGGGCCAGGTGTTCCGGCTGCTGGAGACCAGCTACCGCGGcgatgggctctgctgcctgctccagtTCCTCATCCCAGCCAAGCGCCTCTTTGAGCACGTGCGGCAGGCAGCCTGT GCTCCTTACTTTAACTGCATCTTTCTCCATGAGGGCTGGCCCTTGTGTCTTCATGAGAAAGTGGTTGTCCACCTCGCGCCGCTCAACCCGCTGCTGCTGCGCCCCGGCGACTTCTACCTGCAGGCGGAGCCCTGTGAGGAGCACTCTGCGCGGATCACGGTGAAGCACCTCTCCTGCGACCTGCACACAGTGGAGGAGACGCCGGTGCCCGAGGCCGCCTACGCGCTGCTCTTCACCAACGAGTGGCTGGAGGAGATCAACAGCGGCAGCGCCGGGGTGCCCCTGCGCTCCTGCCTGGTGGCCACCGAGAACGGCATCGCCGCGCTGCCGTGGAGCAGCATCGCCACGCCGGAGTTCATCGACAagcccagggctggagctgaCGGTGCGTCCACAGGCACCTGGCACGGCCccgagccccagccccagcccgaGCCCGAGCCCGCAGCCGCCGGTGCAGCCGTGTCCCACGGCACAGCCCCGGTGCCCCGCAGCACCGTCACGGGCACCATCCCGGGCTGCAAGGTCACCTCTCGGAAGTCGAACCAGGGGAGGTACCCCGGGCTGATCAAGGTGGACCAGGCTGGCCCACGGAAGGAGCCAGCCATGCTGGCCGTGCCCAGCCTCTACGAGATCATCAGCCAGAACCTGGAGGGGGAGTACGTGGATCTGCTGGAGCTCTCGCAGGAGCAGCTGGACCTTCTGGCCAGGTCCCTGCCACCTGCCTGCCCAGCGGGGGCTGGGGCCAAGGCGACGCTGCCCTGGGCGAACGGGGGCTCTGGGGCAGACGCCTGGCCCTGTGTGGGGGAGTCGGGCTCGGAGGACAATCCCTGCCCCCCGTGCCAGGGGAGGAAGCTGAGCCAGGACCTGGGGCCACACGGCCCGCGGTGCCACCACCGCGACTCCTACCTGGCCGCACTGCAGAACCCAGTCAGCTTTGGCCCTGGGCTGATGGCAGCTATCCTGGAGGAGCCAGACGGCCCCGGCCCCGAGCCACCCCCCACCACCGGCTGTGAGACCCCCGTGCAGCACGGGACGGGGGCTGGCAGCCCCACGCTCCctgcccgccgcccccgccgagcgagtcccaggctgcaggcagaggcgCTGGCACGGCAGGGCAGCCCCCGGCTCCCCACCGGCTCCAGCCACAAGTTCTCCTTCCTGAAGGGCTCACGGCTCGGGGCGGCCCCTGGGGAGGAAAAAGCCACGAGCCAGCACGAAGGGGCCTGGAAGAAGATGTCTGCCATCTACTCACCCAGGATGGGCAGAGCCAAGCCAGCCGGGAAAG GTACGGatgcagcagccactgcagaGCAACGGTCCCTGGAGAGCACCGGCTGCCAGAGCAGTCCCTCAGCAGCCGGCTCTGGCAGCCCTGGCCGGGAGCCGCCGGCCTGGCGGGACCTGCACGCCGGGCTGCTGCGCTCAGGCATCGTGTCGCTGCCAG GGAGCTTGGACAGACTGGGCAGGAGCCTCCTCGTGGTGACCACCAGCGGCAGTGCCTGGGGGGCCACGTGGTGCTCAGCCGCTGAGCTGGCGAGGCTCatcctctgcctctgctccctccccag GCGAGACGCCAAGGACAGCGGGGTGACCGTCGTGGTGGATGCCAGGAAGCAGCCGCCCGCTGCCGCCCTGTTCCCAGCCCTGCGCTCTGCCCAG AGCGTCTCGCCGGGCTGTGTgcacactgtgctgctgctggccgagAAGGAGCTGGTCACCCACCGCGAGAAGCTGCCTGGGGTGCAG GTGGAGACCCTGGCATCGCTGAAGGCTCTGGGCCGCTACGTCGACAGCTcccagctgccccaggagctggaTGGCACCTTCCCCTACTGCCACGGCGAGTGGGTTCAATTCTTCCAG AAGCTGCATCCCTTCTCAGCCAGCCTCAGGCGGGcatcagagctgctgcagagctgcatccAGGAGCTGCGGAGCACCGATGCGCTGGCAGGGACACAG gatgcGGCCGCCTGCATCGCGAGGCACCGGGAGCTGATGCGGAGGGTGCTGAGCGACCCGCAGCTGGTGCAGGCGCAGCGGGAGGCAGGGGCCGTGCTGGCCCGGCTGCGCAGGGAGGCTGCACGGCTCCGCGCCTCGGCACACGTCAG GGCCAGcatggaggaggctgaggggctCTACAGCCAGCTGGAGGAAGAGCTTCACGACCTGGTGTCCCAGTCCAACAGCTGCCTGGAGCACCTGGAGTTCCTCCAAAAGATCCGGGAGCTCGAGGCCGAGTTCAGCAAG GCTCAGTACCGGCACGGCCTGGCGCTGTGTCAGCAGGCGGCCCAGGTCCGAGACGCGGCTTTCCCCGAGGCTGATCCCTTCCAGGCGGCCGCAGCCCTGTTCCAGACGAAGCTGATGAGCTTCTCCAGGCAGGTGGAGCGGCGGCAGACGGAgcgggagctgctgcaggagctcgGCCGCTTCTCCAGCAAG ATCGCGGGGCTGAAGCTGGACTGCAGGCAGCGCTCGGGCCGGGGCAGGCACGGGGAGGGACAGGCGCTGCAGTGCCTGCAGAGCTCCTTCCAGAAGCTGTCGGTGGAGTTGGCCctggagaagctgcaggagctgaagggtcAGGTGCGCAGGATGCAGAGCAGCCGAGGGCTGGCAGCCTGGGCGGAGGCGCGGCACAGGTACCAGGACACGCGCCAGATCCTGGAGGAgatgctggcagagctgcaggaggccTGGGGAGCGCGAGCCGACGGGCAGGGAGATGCCTTCAGcccccctggctcggggtccaCAGCCCCTGGCAAGGAAGCCTCAGTCTGCAGAGCAGCCGCCAGCCCCGAGCCAGCCAAGCCGGGTGGCCGGGGGGCAGTGGAGCAGCCGGAGCCCAGTGCCGGGGGGCCAGGACAGCCGAGCTCCCCGCAGCCCCGCTGCTCTCAGGGGCCGGAGGGTGAACCTGCCTGGCACTGCCACGTCTCTGCCGACACCTCCCACCCACAAGCCGAGCCTGGAGcctgccccagagctgcaggacagctcGCCCAGGAGCGCCAGCAGCCCCCTCAGAGgcagcccctcaccctgcctccctgggcacGTGTCCCAGGGGCTGACCCGCTGTGTCACGGGACTGTCTCAGCCCCCGGCATGCAGGGGCTGTCTGCAGACAAGTGGGCAGAAGCCACCCAGTACTTCCAGGTTTCCAGCCAGAGCAGTTTCTCCTCTGAAGACTCAGACTCACAGAACTGCGCGGAAGAAGCCCCAGCAGCGAGCCTGCCTTTGCCCCGGGACCTCCAGAGTCCCAGACCACCTTGCTCCTCTGAAAAGCATCCCCAGATTGTTTACCTGGAGAACCACCACACCGAGAGTCCAGCTAAAGCAAATGCCCAGTAA